A genomic region of Halobacteriovorax sp. DA5 contains the following coding sequences:
- a CDS encoding homogentisate 1,2-dioxygenase — protein sequence MESFKASGVYTKQAHVDIPEGLYEEEHGRNGFFGRVSQLYHTQPPVNWTDISGDLKPKNLPSLFSHKDLQDDFRAILTNNDCELSLGHLTKSLDYFLRNADFDELYFVHEGSGTFETIYGYVPFVKGDYIVIPRGTTYTIKISQAAKFFQVESRSEFEEPSRGLLGPNALYDQTAKFTPEAALGSDQDWPEYKVRVKRLGEITTITYPFNPLTAKGWKGSVYPWKISIYDICPIMSHRYHVPPSGHTTFVAKNFVVCSFVERPLEDKKHKVLKVPFYHSNIDFDEVLFYHQGNFFSRDNIDAGALTFHPQGVHHGPHPKAFEAGEDKLYTDEYAVMVDTRYPLKPTKWFEENENKDYWKSWM from the coding sequence ATGGAAAGCTTTAAAGCAAGTGGTGTATACACAAAGCAAGCTCATGTTGATATTCCAGAAGGTTTATACGAAGAAGAACACGGACGTAATGGTTTCTTTGGTCGTGTAAGTCAACTCTATCATACTCAACCTCCAGTTAACTGGACTGATATTTCGGGTGATTTAAAACCAAAAAATCTTCCTTCACTTTTTAGTCATAAAGACCTACAAGATGATTTTCGTGCAATCCTAACAAATAATGATTGTGAACTAAGTCTTGGCCATTTAACAAAGTCACTTGATTATTTCTTAAGAAATGCCGACTTTGATGAGCTCTACTTTGTTCACGAAGGTAGCGGTACTTTTGAAACAATCTATGGTTATGTTCCATTTGTTAAAGGTGACTATATTGTCATCCCTCGTGGAACAACATATACAATTAAAATCTCTCAAGCTGCCAAGTTCTTTCAAGTTGAATCTCGATCTGAATTTGAAGAACCATCTCGTGGACTTCTAGGCCCTAACGCTCTCTATGACCAAACAGCAAAGTTCACTCCAGAAGCAGCTCTGGGCTCTGATCAAGATTGGCCGGAGTATAAAGTTAGAGTAAAAAGGCTTGGAGAGATTACAACAATCACCTATCCATTTAACCCACTTACTGCAAAAGGATGGAAGGGATCTGTCTACCCATGGAAGATTTCTATTTATGATATCTGCCCTATTATGAGTCATCGCTACCATGTTCCTCCATCGGGACACACAACGTTCGTAGCAAAGAACTTTGTTGTTTGCTCATTTGTTGAAAGACCTCTTGAGGATAAGAAACATAAAGTTTTAAAAGTTCCTTTCTATCATTCAAATATTGATTTTGACGAAGTACTTTTCTATCACCAAGGAAACTTCTTCTCTCGCGATAATATCGATGCAGGTGCTTTAACATTCCACCCTCAAGGTGTTCACCATGGGCCACACCCAAAAGCCTTTGAAGCAGGTGAAGACAAATTATACACGGATGAGTACGCTGTCATGGTTGATACTCGCTATCCTTTAAAACCAACTAAATGGTTTGAAGAAAATGAAAACAAAGACTACTGGAAAAGCTGGATGTAA
- the truA gene encoding tRNA pseudouridine(38-40) synthase TruA, with protein sequence MSIYKVTFSYDGTNYFGWQKQIGQQSIQGEIERVLKQISKSDELQVVGCGRTDTGVHAVYQVTRITLAIDIDPKALMRALNSQLPEEIRVIDSEFAPEDFQPVFNSKSKTYRYVFSLKRESNPFLKNYVTYLGKQLSLDKLNEACQLFIGEHNFEGFSTKGTPVKSTVRKVTSCAIKESQMSYGPGLQEDVLILEITGNGFLKQMVRLIVSSIWSYAQGKISKEVIVKQLTEPSTEKVAPTAPPQGLFLVKVEY encoded by the coding sequence TTGAGTATCTATAAAGTTACTTTTTCATACGATGGAACTAATTACTTTGGTTGGCAAAAACAAATTGGCCAACAAAGTATTCAAGGTGAGATCGAAAGAGTTTTAAAGCAAATTTCAAAATCGGATGAGTTACAAGTTGTAGGTTGCGGAAGAACAGATACAGGTGTTCACGCTGTCTATCAAGTTACTCGTATAACTCTTGCTATTGATATTGATCCAAAAGCTTTAATGCGTGCATTAAATAGCCAGTTACCAGAGGAAATTAGAGTTATTGACTCCGAATTTGCCCCTGAAGATTTTCAACCAGTATTCAATTCAAAGAGTAAGACATATCGCTATGTATTTTCTCTTAAAAGAGAATCAAATCCGTTTTTGAAAAACTATGTGACCTATCTAGGAAAGCAACTGAGCCTCGATAAGTTAAATGAAGCTTGCCAGCTTTTTATTGGTGAGCATAACTTCGAAGGCTTTTCCACAAAAGGTACTCCCGTAAAGTCGACAGTTAGAAAAGTGACTAGTTGCGCAATAAAAGAGAGTCAAATGAGCTATGGTCCAGGCTTACAAGAAGATGTCCTGATCTTAGAAATCACAGGTAATGGGTTTCTAAAGCAGATGGTTCGTCTGATCGTTTCAAGTATTTGGTCGTACGCTCAAGGCAAGATTTCAAAAGAAGTTATTGTGAAACAATTGACTGAGCCAAGTACTGAAAAGGTCGCTCCGACCGCACCGCCACAGGGCCTATTTTTGGTTAAGGTTGAGTATTAG
- a CDS encoding valine--tRNA ligase has product MTRNFDELPKTYSSNDVEKKWYQKWENEKYFAPKAGKTGESFCVIMPPPNVTGILHAGHALDITTQDALIRFKRMKGYETLFLPGMDHAGIATQSKVEELIWNEEKKTKHDYSREDFLKKIWEWKEQYGGVIANQQRVMGASCDWDYSMFTMDPEANEAVRRAFVTLYNEGLIYQSDYIVNWDPKLQSAISDAEVDHKEVNGAFYHILYSVKDSDIKLEVATTRPETLLGDTAVAVNPNDERFAHLIGKKAIVPLCNREVPIVGDEHVDIEKGTGCLKVTPGHDFNDFEIGKRHNLEIINILNLDGTLNEHGLEWQGLPCKKARKGVIEKLKELELFVKEEKHVHQVGHGERSGVVIEPMISKQWFVNVTDMAAEAVAKVEDDTTRFYPKGWENTYFSWLREPKNWCVSRQLLWGHRIPVFTCTTCDHQWADEALEPDACPKCSAKEYTQDPDVLDTWFSSGLWPMSTLGWPNKERMEQRGFDKFYPTSVLITGFDIIFFWVARMMMMGTKFSNQVPFDKVYIHAIVRDKLGRKMSKSLGNGIDPLEMVEQYGADAFRFTLAAGSGYNRAINLDPERIAGYRNFINKIWNAFRFISPFIELAEKDLPTNLDDQEKWILSELNDTTKIVNESLDAFRYDDACSEVYSFVYDKFCSWFIELSKNTLNGEDETAKVQRATVLKYCFRKITALLHPITPFITEELWGYLKEDSEDLLISAEYPEYDAALNYPSEQVKMNKFIEVVSGIRFLRQSVNIKPKDEVEVALLTDDEEASSYFADNMAGMQDLARAKDVTIAAKSSDNPKKCIMKATTHTDIFLKLDGVIDLDAQIKRLEKDFDKTQKEFEKIGKKLNNEKFMANAPEEVVVEVRQKASEFEEKLNSLKEQIEQFKA; this is encoded by the coding sequence GTGACAAGAAATTTCGATGAGCTACCTAAGACATATAGCTCAAATGATGTAGAGAAGAAGTGGTACCAAAAATGGGAAAATGAGAAATACTTTGCTCCTAAAGCAGGAAAGACTGGTGAGTCTTTTTGCGTCATCATGCCACCTCCAAACGTCACAGGAATTCTTCACGCAGGTCACGCTCTTGATATCACTACTCAAGATGCCCTAATTCGTTTTAAAAGAATGAAAGGTTATGAGACTCTTTTCCTTCCAGGTATGGATCACGCCGGTATTGCAACTCAATCAAAAGTTGAGGAGCTAATTTGGAATGAAGAAAAGAAAACTAAGCACGACTACTCTCGCGAAGACTTCTTAAAGAAGATCTGGGAGTGGAAAGAGCAATACGGTGGCGTTATCGCTAACCAACAAAGAGTTATGGGTGCAAGTTGTGACTGGGATTACTCAATGTTTACAATGGATCCAGAAGCGAACGAGGCCGTACGACGCGCTTTCGTAACTCTTTATAATGAAGGTCTAATTTATCAATCAGACTATATTGTTAACTGGGACCCAAAACTTCAATCAGCTATTTCTGATGCAGAAGTTGATCACAAAGAAGTTAACGGTGCCTTCTATCACATCCTCTACTCTGTTAAAGATAGTGATATTAAATTAGAAGTTGCAACAACAAGACCTGAAACACTACTTGGAGATACGGCCGTTGCTGTTAATCCAAATGATGAAAGATTTGCTCACCTTATAGGTAAGAAAGCAATCGTTCCACTATGCAACCGTGAAGTACCAATTGTTGGTGACGAGCACGTTGATATTGAAAAAGGAACAGGTTGTCTTAAAGTTACTCCAGGGCACGACTTCAATGACTTTGAAATTGGAAAGAGACACAATCTTGAAATCATTAATATCCTAAACCTAGACGGTACTCTTAATGAGCACGGTCTTGAGTGGCAAGGACTTCCTTGTAAGAAAGCTCGTAAGGGTGTTATTGAAAAATTAAAAGAACTAGAACTATTTGTAAAAGAAGAAAAACACGTGCACCAAGTTGGTCACGGTGAAAGATCTGGTGTTGTTATTGAGCCAATGATCTCTAAACAATGGTTCGTAAACGTTACAGATATGGCGGCAGAAGCCGTTGCAAAAGTAGAAGATGATACAACTCGTTTCTACCCGAAGGGATGGGAGAATACTTACTTCTCGTGGTTACGTGAACCAAAGAACTGGTGTGTATCTCGTCAACTTCTATGGGGACACAGAATTCCAGTATTTACTTGTACAACTTGTGATCACCAATGGGCCGATGAAGCTCTAGAGCCAGATGCATGTCCAAAGTGTAGTGCAAAAGAATACACTCAAGACCCTGACGTTCTTGATACTTGGTTCTCATCGGGACTATGGCCAATGTCGACACTAGGTTGGCCAAATAAGGAAAGAATGGAGCAGAGAGGATTTGATAAGTTCTACCCGACTTCTGTTCTAATTACAGGTTTCGATATTATCTTCTTCTGGGTTGCTAGAATGATGATGATGGGAACTAAATTCTCTAACCAAGTTCCATTCGATAAGGTTTATATTCACGCAATCGTTAGAGATAAGCTCGGTCGTAAGATGAGTAAGTCTCTTGGTAACGGTATTGATCCTCTAGAGATGGTAGAGCAATATGGTGCAGACGCATTCCGTTTTACTCTAGCTGCTGGTTCAGGTTATAACCGTGCTATCAACCTAGACCCTGAAAGAATCGCTGGTTACAGAAACTTCATTAATAAGATTTGGAATGCTTTCCGTTTCATCTCACCATTCATAGAGCTTGCTGAAAAAGATCTTCCTACAAATCTTGATGATCAAGAAAAATGGATTCTATCAGAGCTTAACGATACGACTAAAATTGTTAATGAGTCTCTCGATGCTTTCCGCTACGATGACGCTTGTTCTGAAGTGTACTCATTCGTATACGACAAATTCTGTTCTTGGTTTATCGAACTTTCAAAAAATACACTTAACGGTGAAGACGAAACTGCCAAAGTTCAAAGAGCGACTGTTCTTAAATACTGTTTTAGAAAAATTACTGCTCTTCTACACCCAATTACTCCTTTCATTACAGAAGAGCTTTGGGGTTATTTAAAAGAAGATAGCGAAGATCTACTAATCTCAGCTGAATATCCTGAATACGATGCAGCTCTTAACTACCCTAGTGAACAAGTTAAGATGAATAAGTTTATTGAAGTTGTTTCAGGAATTCGCTTCCTAAGACAATCAGTCAATATCAAACCTAAAGATGAAGTTGAAGTTGCACTTTTAACTGATGATGAAGAAGCATCTTCGTACTTTGCCGACAATATGGCAGGAATGCAAGATCTTGCTCGTGCAAAAGATGTAACAATAGCAGCTAAGTCTAGTGATAATCCTAAAAAGTGCATTATGAAGGCAACGACTCACACTGATATCTTTTTAAAACTTGATGGAGTCATTGATCTTGATGCTCAAATCAAACGTCTTGAAAAAGACTTTGATAAGACTCAAAAAGAATTTGAAAAAATTGGTAAGAAACTTAATAACGAAAAATTCATGGCCAATGCACCAGAAGAAGTTGTTGTTGAGGTAAGACAAAAAGCAAGTGAGTTTGAAGAGAAGCTAAATTCACTTAAAGAACAAATCGAACAATTCAAAGCATAA
- a CDS encoding fumarylacetoacetate hydrolase family protein, giving the protein MKICQYVNHGTHRPEPRLGILLDNGLVIDPNNVWACDYEREGYFNFWQRANHTCPPSLLQILQTKDDPIDFLGECYGLYLFLEKVGDLTLKDGTPIAFKSDEINLKTPIDKIPNYRDFYAHEKHVAAGFKKRNEAIPEAWYEIPAYYKGPTHGFIGHNQEVLWPHYTNILDYELELGMVIAKDGINIREEDAKDHIFGFTILNDISARDIQKKEMAVRLGPAKGKDFCSVIGPVITTFDEFDFKEPNLKMTATVNGEKWSEGFSGDSHYTWAQMIAHVSQDEWVLSGDLFGSGTVGTGCGLEIDRWLKPGDEITLEVEGIGKLTNKIGPKRGTK; this is encoded by the coding sequence ATGAAAATCTGCCAATATGTAAATCATGGAACTCATCGTCCAGAACCAAGACTAGGTATTTTATTAGATAATGGACTAGTTATTGATCCAAATAACGTTTGGGCATGTGACTATGAAAGAGAAGGATATTTTAACTTTTGGCAAAGAGCAAATCACACTTGCCCTCCTTCCCTTTTACAAATTCTTCAAACAAAAGATGATCCTATCGACTTTCTTGGTGAATGTTACGGACTATATTTATTCTTAGAAAAAGTTGGAGATCTAACTCTTAAAGATGGGACTCCAATTGCATTTAAGTCTGATGAAATTAATTTAAAAACACCAATAGATAAAATCCCTAACTATCGCGACTTCTATGCACATGAAAAACATGTAGCGGCTGGATTCAAAAAAAGAAACGAGGCAATTCCTGAAGCATGGTATGAAATTCCTGCATACTATAAAGGACCGACTCATGGATTTATTGGACACAACCAAGAAGTCTTATGGCCACATTACACTAACATTCTTGATTACGAATTAGAGCTAGGAATGGTCATTGCTAAAGATGGTATCAATATTCGCGAAGAAGATGCAAAAGATCACATTTTTGGATTCACAATTCTAAATGATATTTCAGCTCGTGATATTCAAAAGAAAGAAATGGCCGTACGTCTAGGCCCTGCAAAAGGAAAAGACTTCTGTTCAGTAATTGGACCAGTTATTACAACATTTGATGAGTTTGATTTTAAAGAACCAAATCTTAAAATGACTGCAACTGTAAATGGTGAAAAATGGTCAGAAGGTTTTTCTGGTGATTCTCACTATACTTGGGCACAAATGATAGCTCACGTCTCTCAAGATGAATGGGTATTATCAGGGGATCTTTTCGGTTCAGGAACAGTTGGTACTGGTTGTGGTCTAGAGATCGATCGCTGGCTAAAACCAGGTGATGAAATCACTCTTGAAGTTGAAGGTATTGGAAAGCTAACTAATAAAATAGGACCAAAAAGAGGTACTAAGTAA
- a CDS encoding EI24 domain-containing protein — MIGKLPYFFFRSMNILKADKKIILIALCPVLIGFILYYSLGHYAFSEVSAWGHGYINEKYPEQGWVSTVFSGVLIILLGVIINWTFFIVVSVIASPFNDMLSSRVEMIYKLQKESTDTFTQTMKRLPSILMNELKKIGVIVVLSIINIGIGFFFPPITFVLGGLILAISFIDYSWSRNNLTFAECVGDIKSGFLPYLLGGVGFMILISIPLLNLFFLPLAVVFFTVIYCELRVKEIASSEEVPTKG, encoded by the coding sequence ATGATTGGAAAGCTTCCATATTTCTTTTTTCGTTCAATGAATATCTTAAAGGCAGATAAGAAAATTATTTTAATTGCACTTTGTCCGGTTCTAATTGGTTTCATCCTTTATTACTCTTTGGGACATTATGCCTTTAGCGAAGTTTCCGCTTGGGGGCATGGATATATAAATGAAAAGTACCCTGAGCAGGGTTGGGTGAGCACTGTATTTTCAGGAGTTCTCATTATTCTTTTAGGAGTAATTATTAACTGGACGTTCTTTATCGTTGTCTCAGTCATTGCTTCACCTTTTAATGATATGCTCAGTTCAAGAGTTGAGATGATTTATAAGCTTCAAAAAGAGAGCACTGATACTTTTACGCAAACGATGAAACGACTACCAAGTATTCTTATGAATGAACTAAAGAAGATTGGTGTTATTGTCGTTTTATCAATTATCAATATTGGTATAGGCTTCTTTTTTCCTCCAATCACATTTGTATTAGGGGGATTAATTCTCGCTATTTCATTTATTGATTATTCATGGTCAAGAAATAACCTAACTTTTGCAGAATGTGTTGGTGATATTAAGTCAGGCTTTCTACCTTATTTACTAGGTGGAGTTGGTTTTATGATTCTTATATCAATACCTTTACTAAACTTATTCTTTCTTCCTTTAGCTGTTGTGTTCTTCACAGTTATCTATTGTGAACTAAGAGTTAAGGAGATAGCTTCAAGTGAAGAAGTTCCTACTAAGGGTTAA
- a CDS encoding GNAT family N-acetyltransferase: MVAAKDLTFAPFEIVSVEVEDIKSLARIYVDCFWENYKGILSKDYLYSLKYSDIQQNWERKIPRRPTEGGTFVFHAPDGDVVGFIDYGPAREHEHGIPGEIYDFYILKKYQKAGMGQKLFDAVLKDFKNRGYDCFYLCTFKNNPSKGFFIKNGGKVLKESPFEFNGEIYQEEYFYFDL; encoded by the coding sequence ATGGTGGCCGCAAAAGATCTTACATTTGCACCTTTTGAAATCGTTTCAGTAGAAGTGGAAGATATAAAGTCGTTGGCCCGAATCTATGTGGATTGTTTTTGGGAAAATTACAAAGGCATTCTGTCTAAAGACTATCTCTATTCATTAAAGTATTCTGATATACAACAAAATTGGGAAAGAAAAATTCCTCGTCGTCCAACAGAAGGGGGAACATTTGTTTTCCATGCTCCTGATGGAGATGTTGTTGGCTTTATTGATTACGGACCTGCTCGTGAGCATGAACATGGTATCCCTGGTGAAATCTATGATTTTTATATTTTAAAGAAATATCAAAAAGCTGGAATGGGGCAAAAGCTATTTGATGCTGTCTTAAAAGATTTTAAAAATCGTGGCTACGATTGTTTTTATTTGTGTACTTTTAAAAATAATCCCTCAAAAGGTTTCTTTATAAAAAATGGTGGCAAGGTTTTAAAGGAGTCTCCATTTGAGTTTAATGGAGAGATTTACCAAGAAGAATATTTTTACTTTGATCTATAA
- the tig gene encoding trigger factor, with the protein MTYKVEQVNDCTKKLSFSFENLDLTEQITVALKEKQKSVSIKGFRKGKAPIAMVEKLYRPQVEGDALNRFVQKELFEAINKEDLKVVGYPNFENMDYKDGKSVSFDAVVEIFPTVELKDYSKLSFTKDAVEVTEEDVEKVRKNYLAPRAEMVEAAEGTALANGLFAVMNFEGEKADGEKPENMKGEEYLLEIGSGQFIPGFEDQMVGMKAGEKKTLEVTFPSEYHVEELKEANVKFHVELLEIKERKLPDFTDEVAKELGFESVEDFKVKTKENLTKQNERQAAEKLNQEILEKLISENSFDVPTTMVAQQKEHLKNDLANNLKQQGFTEDMLGEYFEKWAGDLDEKALFQVKSGLILDHLASKFEVESTDADFDAKIEESASLSGLTADQVKEFYTRDERMKANLMYAIREEKTFAKLHSELKIK; encoded by the coding sequence ATGACTTATAAAGTAGAACAAGTTAATGACTGCACAAAAAAATTATCTTTTTCATTCGAAAACTTAGATCTAACTGAACAAATTACTGTTGCTCTTAAAGAGAAACAAAAATCAGTTTCAATCAAAGGTTTCAGAAAAGGTAAAGCGCCAATCGCTATGGTTGAGAAACTATACCGTCCACAGGTTGAAGGTGATGCTCTAAATCGTTTCGTTCAAAAGGAATTATTTGAAGCAATTAATAAAGAAGATCTTAAAGTAGTTGGATACCCTAACTTTGAAAATATGGATTACAAAGATGGAAAGTCTGTATCATTTGATGCAGTAGTTGAAATCTTCCCAACTGTTGAGCTTAAAGATTACTCAAAGCTTTCTTTCACAAAAGATGCTGTTGAAGTAACTGAAGAAGATGTTGAAAAAGTACGTAAGAACTACCTAGCTCCAAGAGCAGAAATGGTAGAAGCTGCTGAAGGTACAGCACTAGCTAATGGACTATTCGCAGTTATGAACTTCGAAGGTGAAAAAGCTGATGGTGAAAAACCAGAAAATATGAAAGGTGAAGAGTACCTTCTAGAGATCGGTTCTGGACAATTTATTCCAGGTTTCGAAGATCAAATGGTTGGTATGAAAGCAGGTGAAAAGAAAACTTTAGAAGTTACTTTTCCATCTGAGTACCACGTAGAAGAGCTTAAAGAAGCAAATGTTAAGTTCCACGTTGAACTTCTAGAAATTAAAGAAAGAAAACTTCCAGATTTTACTGACGAAGTAGCTAAAGAATTAGGATTTGAATCAGTTGAAGATTTCAAAGTAAAAACAAAAGAAAACCTAACTAAGCAAAATGAAAGACAAGCAGCTGAAAAGTTAAACCAAGAAATTCTTGAAAAACTAATCTCTGAAAATAGCTTTGATGTTCCAACTACTATGGTTGCTCAACAAAAAGAACACCTAAAGAACGACCTTGCTAACAACCTTAAGCAACAAGGTTTCACTGAAGATATGCTAGGTGAGTACTTTGAGAAGTGGGCAGGTGACTTAGATGAAAAAGCTCTTTTCCAAGTTAAGTCTGGTCTAATCCTTGATCACCTTGCAAGCAAGTTTGAAGTTGAATCAACAGATGCTGACTTTGATGCAAAAATCGAAGAAAGTGCAAGCCTTTCAGGTCTAACTGCTGACCAAGTAAAAGAATTCTACACAAGAGATGAGCGTATGAAAGCAAACCTTATGTATGCTATCCGTGAAGAAAAAACTTTTGCAAAACTTCACTCAGAATTAAAAATTAAATAA
- the hisC gene encoding histidinol-phosphate transaminase: MHHKDLVPEYLKKLQVYQAGKPIDEVVREKGLTKVSKLASNENPLGPSPFAIREMTRGLWDLHRYPDMHAYALKSKLAEMYDLKLENIILGNGSEGIMAYIARAFLKPEDEVLTCDNTFIGFYILARSVGAKLNKVPLTKDYRFDVKALADNITEKTKVIYIANPNNPTGTYITKEEFDYLMKYVPSHVLVILDEAYFEFAQEQDDYPDSMNYRYDNVLTLRTFSKAYGLSGIRVGYGFGHPELIGYLTKVKLPFEPNLIGQLGAVGALEDRPHLERTLRNNRKRYDELMEYLTNRDFNPIKSVTNFVTFKTGSSEASDFMFEELLNEGVIIRKLVANEMPEYVRISIGTKDEMYHFYEAFDRILPAYNKRFRKDLA, from the coding sequence ATGCATCATAAAGATCTCGTACCAGAGTACTTAAAAAAGCTACAAGTATACCAGGCCGGTAAACCAATTGATGAAGTTGTTAGAGAAAAGGGACTGACAAAAGTTTCAAAACTAGCTTCGAATGAAAACCCACTAGGGCCATCACCTTTTGCAATTCGTGAAATGACTCGTGGTCTTTGGGATCTACATCGCTATCCAGATATGCATGCTTATGCACTAAAGTCTAAGCTAGCTGAAATGTATGATCTTAAACTTGAGAATATTATCTTAGGAAATGGATCTGAAGGAATCATGGCATATATTGCTCGTGCATTTCTTAAGCCTGAAGATGAGGTCTTAACTTGTGACAACACGTTCATTGGTTTCTATATTCTAGCTCGAAGTGTTGGAGCAAAGCTTAACAAAGTTCCTCTTACTAAAGATTATCGCTTTGATGTAAAAGCTCTTGCAGATAATATTACTGAGAAGACAAAAGTTATCTATATTGCAAATCCAAATAATCCAACAGGTACATATATTACAAAAGAAGAGTTCGACTACCTTATGAAGTACGTTCCTTCTCACGTTCTTGTTATTCTAGATGAGGCATATTTTGAATTTGCCCAAGAACAAGATGATTATCCAGATTCTATGAACTATCGCTATGATAATGTTCTAACTCTTAGAACTTTTTCTAAAGCTTATGGCCTATCTGGTATTCGAGTTGGATATGGCTTTGGACACCCGGAACTTATTGGATACTTAACAAAAGTAAAACTTCCATTTGAGCCAAATCTTATCGGACAACTTGGTGCCGTTGGAGCTCTCGAAGATCGTCCACATCTTGAACGTACGCTTAGAAATAATCGAAAGCGTTATGACGAACTAATGGAATACTTAACTAATAGAGACTTCAATCCAATTAAATCTGTAACAAACTTTGTTACATTTAAAACAGGAAGTAGTGAAGCTAGTGACTTCATGTTTGAGGAACTTTTAAACGAAGGCGTTATCATTAGAAAGCTAGTTGCAAATGAAATGCCTGAATATGTACGTATTAGTATAGGAACAAAGGATGAAATGTATCACTTCTATGAAGCTTTCGATCGTATTCTTCCTGCATATAATAAAAGATTCAGAAAGGATTTAGCATGA
- a CDS encoding DUF309 domain-containing protein yields the protein MSNYHFGQFTTEHLELIQEGLNLFNTGHYWMCHEVVEDLWMDAMGDNARYVYWVVIQLATALYHHEDDNLNGASGMVNKAKGKIDFIEKNHVESDIMDRYLDWQNLKSIVKAIPQKPTLNDFSKLKTFKFPVQN from the coding sequence ATGAGTAATTATCACTTTGGACAATTTACAACTGAACACCTCGAGCTTATTCAAGAGGGACTTAACTTATTTAATACTGGTCATTACTGGATGTGTCATGAGGTTGTCGAAGACCTGTGGATGGATGCAATGGGAGACAATGCGCGTTATGTGTATTGGGTTGTTATTCAACTGGCCACTGCACTATATCATCATGAGGATGACAATCTTAATGGAGCAAGTGGGATGGTCAATAAGGCCAAAGGTAAAATTGACTTCATTGAAAAAAATCATGTGGAGTCGGATATAATGGATAGATACTTAGACTGGCAAAATTTAAAAAGTATTGTGAAGGCCATTCCGCAAAAGCCTACTTTAAATGACTTTTCAAAGTTAAAAACTTTTAAATTTCCAGTTCAAAATTAA
- a CDS encoding flavin reductase family protein — translation MAIFDTTKQDFKDNYKLLIGSVVPRPIAVVSTVNEDGTSNIAPFSFFTVVSANPMIIGFTPMIRSSDGEQKDTLKNILRQKEFVVNFVTQHNYEKVNLCSTELPHGESEFDFAKLTELDSEVVTPKRMKESPIHFECKLRDTLSYGDVPGTGTFVTGEVVRVHVEDELLDQGRIDQDKYAPMGRGAGNDWIVCDHRVQIERLMKAQIQK, via the coding sequence ATGGCAATTTTTGATACAACAAAACAAGACTTTAAAGATAACTACAAACTACTAATAGGATCAGTCGTTCCAAGACCGATTGCAGTTGTTTCAACTGTAAATGAAGATGGTACAAGTAATATTGCACCCTTCTCATTCTTTACTGTGGTAAGTGCAAATCCAATGATCATAGGCTTCACTCCAATGATTCGTTCAAGCGATGGGGAACAAAAAGACACTCTTAAAAATATTCTTCGTCAAAAAGAATTTGTCGTAAATTTTGTAACTCAACATAATTATGAAAAAGTAAATCTATGTTCAACTGAATTACCTCATGGTGAATCTGAATTTGATTTCGCAAAGCTGACAGAGCTAGATTCTGAAGTTGTTACACCAAAGAGAATGAAAGAATCTCCAATCCATTTTGAATGTAAACTCAGAGATACTTTAAGCTACGGTGATGTGCCAGGAACTGGAACATTTGTAACAGGTGAAGTCGTTAGAGTTCATGTTGAAGACGAACTTCTAGATCAAGGCCGTATAGACCAAGACAAGTATGCTCCAATGGGTAGAGGTGCTGGAAATGACTGGATCGTCTGTGATCACAGAGTACAAATCGAGCGCCTAATGAAGGCACAAATTCAAAAATAA